A genomic stretch from Musa acuminata AAA Group cultivar baxijiao unplaced genomic scaffold, Cavendish_Baxijiao_AAA HiC_scaffold_1138, whole genome shotgun sequence includes:
- the LOC103999732 gene encoding leucine-rich repeat protein 1 codes for MAVAADVVARTLAVVLAVALLSPRLVSSNSEGDALYALRKSLSDPDNVLQSWDPTLVNPCTWFHITCNQDNRVTRVDLGNSNLSGHLVPELGRLEHLQYLELYKNNIQGAIPAEFGNLKSLISLDLYNNNISGVIPPTLGKLKSLVFLRLNDNRLTGQIPRELVKTSSLKVVDVSNNDLCGTIPTTGPFEHIPLNNFENNPRLEGPELQGLAMYDTNC; via the exons ATGGCCGTGGCTGCCGACGTCGTAGCGAGAACCCTGGCGGTGGTCCTGGCGGTGGCTTTGCTGTCGCCCCGGTTGGTCTCGTCCAACTCCGAGGGGGACGCGCTCTACGCGCTGCGGAAGAGCCTCTCGGACCCCGATAACGTGCTGCAGAGCTGGGATCCGACGCTCGTGAACCCGTGTACTTGGTTCCATATCACCTGCAATCAGGACAATCGTGTCACTCGCGT GGACCTGGGCAATTCAAATTTGTCTGGCCATCTTGTACCTGAGCTTGGACGTCTAGAACATTTGCAATATCT ggAACTTTACAAAAACAATATTCAAGGGGCAATACCAGCAGAGTTTGGTAATCTGAAGAGTCTCATCAGCCTGGACTTGTATAATAACAACATCTCAGGGGTTATCCCGCCAACATTAGGGAAGCTGAAGTCTCTTGTATTCTT ACGGCTCAATGATAACCGTTTGACTGGTCAAATTCCAAGGGAACTTGTTAAAACTTCCAGTCTCAAAGTCGT AGATGTATCAAACAACGATCTTTGCGGAACAATTCCGACCACTGGACCATTTGAACACATCCCATTAAACAA CTTTGAGAACAATCCACGTTTAGAAGGTCCGGAGTTGCAGGGGCTTGCAATGTACGACACCAACTGCTGA
- the LOC135671142 gene encoding sigma factor binding protein 1, chloroplastic-like, with translation MERRIVHRKCLKRSKTIVRKKKKPIKVVYISNPMRVTTSAATFRALVQKLTGRDSLVADTNTVSASLVHESTDEPPVASAAASESPSSMLSSLTVSCTVEAYNSLVAPTVVFDEENFCGLMSSTLYHERQLAGLGSYDEV, from the coding sequence ATGGAGAGACGAATTGTCCACCGGAAGTGCCTCAAGCGATCCAAAACTATcgtcaggaagaagaagaagcccatCAAGGTGGTCTACATCTCCAACCCCATGAGGGTGACCACCAGCGCCGCCACGTTCCGCGCCCTCGTGCAGAAGCTCACCGGCCGCGACTCCCTCGTCGCCGACACGAACACGGTGAGCGCTTCTCTAGTACACGAGTCCACCGACGAACCCCCGGTGGCCTCCGCAGCGGCTTCTGAGTCTCCCAGCTCGATGCTCTCTAGTCTCACCGTGAGCTGCACGGTGGAGGCATACAATAGTCTGGTGGCTCCGACTGTGGTGTTCGATGAGGAGAACTTCTGTGGACTCATGTCGTCGACGCTGTATCATGAGCGTCAACTTGCAGGGCTTGGGAGCTACGATGAAGTGTGA
- the LOC135671226 gene encoding flavonoid 3',5'-hydroxylase 1-like, which yields MAIDPYLAAAAALCLLLHLLLRGFLRRSTSRLPLPPGPRGFPIIGALPLVGAKAHANLARLAKNYGPIMFLRLGSHGCVVASNADAARSFLKTLDAQFANRPDPLSARDVTYQRQDLVMADYNPTWKLLRKVCSLHMLGGKAFAGWATVRRDEFGRMIRSMHGLATKGEPVVLPDVLVCALANILGVVLVSKRVFDTHGEESNKFKSIVLDMLTGGAQFNIGDFFPSIAWMDLQGIQAKMRSVHVRFDAMLTKLLQEHEASKKERQGRPDFIDKLMENRVTEDGQTITDVNIKALISDLFTAGTDTSAVIVEWAMAEMLRNPVILKRAQAEADAVVGRDRLLEESDLPKLTYLQAVCKEALRLHPSTPLSLPHFSYEECEVGGYRIPSNSRLLVNIWAIGRDPKVWADPLVFDPDRFVAGGEGAKYDPQGNDFEFIPFGAGRRICSGKLAGMVFVQYMLGALVHSFNWRLPDGDEELDMEEKHGLTIPKAVPLKVFLTPRLSADAYI from the exons ATGGCTATCGACCCCTACCTCGCGGCCGCCGCCGCTCTCTGTCTTCTCCTTCACCTCCTCCTCCGTGGCTTTCTCCGCAGGTCGACCTCCCGCCTTCCCTTACCCCCGGGCCCTCGCGGCTTCCCCATCATCGGCGCGCTGCCGCTCGTCGGGGCCAAAGCGCACGCCAACCTCGCCCGCCTCGCCAAGAACTACGGCCCCATCATGTTCCTCCGGCTAGGCTCCCACGGCTGCGTCGTCGCCTCCAACGCCGATGCCGCCCGCTCCTTTCTCAAGACCCTCGACGCGCAGTTCGCCAACCGCCCTGACCCCCTCAGCGCCCGGGACGTCACCTACCAGCGCCAGGACCTGGTCATGGCCGACTACAACCCGACGTGGAAACTCCTCCGCAAGGTATGCAGCCTCCACATGCTGGGAGGAAAGGCCTTCGCCGGCTGGGCCACCGTCCGGCGGGACGAGTTCGGGCGCATGATCCGCTCCATGCACGGCCTGGCCACGAAGGGTGAGCCGGTGGTGCTGCCGGACGTGCTCGTGTGCGCGCTGGCGAACATCCTCGGCGTGGTCCTGGTGAGCAAAAGAGTGTTCGACACCCACGGGGAGGAGTCCAACAAGTTCAAGAGCATTGTGCTCGACATGCTCACGGGCGGGGCGCAGTTCAACATCGGCGACTTCTTCCCCTCCATCGCGTGGATGGACCTTCAGGGGATCCAGGCGAAGATGAGGAGCGTGCACGTGAGGTTCGACGCCATGCTGACGAAGCTGCTCCAGGAGCACGAGGCGTCGAAGAAGGAACGACAGGGAAGGCCGGACTTCATCGACAAGCTCATGGAGAACCGCGTAACGGAGGACGGTCAAACTATCACGGACGTCAACATCAAAGCACTGATCAGC GATCTGTTCACGGCGGGCACAGACACATCCGCCGTCATCGTGGAGTGGGCTATGGCGGAGATGCTGAGGAACCCGGTTATCCTGAAGAGAGCGCAGGCGGAGGCGGACGCGGTGGTGGGGCGAGACCGCCTGCTGGAAGAGTCGGACCTGCCCAAGCTGACATACTTGCAGGCGGTGTGCAAGGAAGCGCTGCGTCTGCACCCGTCCACCCCTCTCAGCCTGCCTCACTTCTCCTACGAGGAGTGCGAGGTGGGCGGCTACCGCATCCCCAGCAACAGTCGCCTACTCGTCAACATCTGGGCCATCGGGAGGGACCCGAAGGTGTGGGCGGACCCGCTGGTGTTCGACCCCGACCGCTTCGTCGCCGGCGGCGAGGGAGCCAAGTACGATCCCCAGGGCAATGACTTCGAGTTCATCCCCTTCGGAGCAGGGAGAAGGATCTGCTCGGGGAAGCTGGCTGGCATGGTGTTTGTGCAGTACATGTTGGGCGCCTTGGTGCACTCCTTCAATTGGAGACTTCCTGATGGAGACGAGGAGCTCGACATGGAGGAGAAGCACGGGTTGACCATTCCCAAGGCCGTTCCTCTTAAAGTCTTTCTGACTCCACGCTTGTCCGCAGACGCCTATatctga